A region from the Vibrio navarrensis genome encodes:
- a CDS encoding L-lactate MFS transporter gives MSKMDKAKRILLAGFCINLCLGILYAWSVFNKALVTDFGWSAADASSPYAIATITFSVCLLVAGILQDRMGPRKILILGTTLTGLGMIASGFASSVLMLNITFGIITGAGIGFGYACLSPSAMKWFHASKKGLVNGLIAAGFGLAAIYLAPLTSYLIGQLGIHTSFMILGAGVLAIAVPLACTINNPPSGYVPEEPKVKQGQAPKTVKTAANISWKGMLKTPQFYALWIMYAFAASVGLMIIGNITNIASVQANLPNAVYLASILAIFNSGGRVAAGILSDKIGGVRTLLLAFVLQGINMVLFATFDSELTLIIGTAIAAVGYGTLLAVFPSITAEYYGLKNYGTNYGVLYTSWGIGGAIGAAVVGYSMTHGGGYGLAYTISSVMMAVCIVLAFITKPVSEAKAAELQASA, from the coding sequence ATGAGCAAGATGGATAAAGCTAAGCGTATTCTGCTAGCGGGATTCTGTATCAACCTTTGTCTCGGCATCCTCTATGCCTGGAGCGTCTTCAACAAAGCCCTAGTGACCGATTTTGGTTGGAGCGCAGCAGACGCGTCTTCACCTTATGCCATTGCAACCATCACCTTCTCTGTTTGTCTTTTGGTTGCTGGCATTCTGCAAGATCGCATGGGCCCACGTAAGATACTGATTTTAGGTACGACTTTGACCGGCCTTGGCATGATTGCCTCCGGTTTTGCCTCTTCCGTTTTGATGCTCAACATCACCTTTGGCATCATTACTGGTGCGGGTATCGGTTTTGGCTATGCGTGCCTATCTCCATCGGCGATGAAATGGTTCCATGCATCGAAGAAAGGTCTGGTGAATGGCCTTATCGCGGCCGGTTTCGGTCTGGCGGCGATTTATCTAGCGCCACTGACTTCTTACCTGATTGGCCAGCTCGGTATTCACACCAGCTTTATGATTTTGGGTGCTGGCGTCTTGGCTATCGCGGTACCGCTTGCCTGTACCATCAACAACCCACCAAGCGGTTATGTGCCTGAAGAACCCAAAGTAAAGCAAGGCCAAGCGCCAAAAACAGTGAAAACAGCGGCCAATATCAGTTGGAAAGGTATGCTTAAAACGCCACAGTTTTACGCTCTTTGGATCATGTATGCATTTGCGGCGTCTGTCGGTTTGATGATCATCGGTAACATCACCAATATCGCCAGCGTGCAAGCAAATCTGCCGAATGCCGTTTACCTTGCTTCGATTCTGGCGATTTTCAACTCAGGTGGTCGAGTGGCTGCGGGGATCTTATCCGACAAAATTGGTGGTGTTCGCACCTTATTACTGGCGTTTGTGCTTCAAGGCATCAATATGGTGCTCTTCGCTACGTTCGACTCAGAGCTGACGCTAATCATCGGCACAGCCATTGCTGCGGTAGGTTATGGCACTTTACTTGCGGTGTTCCCTTCTATCACGGCTGAATATTATGGCCTGAAAAACTACGGCACTAACTATGGCGTGCTTTACACCTCGTGGGGCATTGGTGGCGCTATTGGCGCAGCGGTTGTCGGCTACTCAATGACTCATGGCGGCGGTTATGGCTTGGCTTACACTATTTCTTCCGTGATGATGGCCGTGTGTATTGTTTTGGCTTTCATTACCAAGCCAGTGAGCGAAGCAAAAGCGGCTGAGTTACAGGCCAGCGCATAA
- a CDS encoding MAPEG family protein, with translation MVTALYAAILSLIMIWLSTKVIAQRKAEQIKYADGGHPALIIARSAQSNAVEYIPITLILMALAEYNGAQLVWIHALGALFVIGRIVHARAILSDTLPWRVRGMMLTFGVILALAITNLIYLPYERLW, from the coding sequence ATGGTAACTGCACTTTACGCCGCGATTTTGTCACTCATCATGATTTGGTTATCGACCAAAGTGATTGCTCAGCGCAAAGCGGAACAGATCAAATATGCCGATGGGGGCCACCCAGCACTCATTATTGCACGGAGTGCCCAAAGCAACGCGGTGGAATACATTCCAATCACGCTAATTTTGATGGCATTGGCTGAGTATAATGGCGCGCAGTTGGTATGGATTCATGCGCTTGGCGCTTTGTTTGTGATCGGGCGGATTGTCCATGCCCGAGCGATTCTATCTGACACGCTACCTTGGCGCGTCAGAGGAATGATGTTGACCTTTGGCGTGATTTTAGCTCTGGCGATAACAAACCTGATCTATTTGCCGTATGAGCGCTTATGGTAA
- a CDS encoding pyridoxal phosphate-dependent decarboxylase family protein, with protein sequence MHKVMSHSWLDEKHNRLSARFAERHQSVLRQFFARDPNLWPLYKIKEIKELVNSKKNLLTPYNLALRQRLSSESVIPQQVNPLVRFDPLALYAAATTKNWDDPASVENVISTPCDPAIHGAMLATIANPNLVYSEYAGNATELEKVVVRQMANLVGYDTAEATGLFTQGGTFCNLYGYLLGLRKCFPDSVMRGFRDKQFAFINSQAGHYSNMTNLSLLGVNIEEQLIRVRLRENNQIDVQDLAKQLDKCLQEGKAVPTILLTFGTTDTFAIDDVAEVYLTRERICRQYALSYRPHIHVDAAVGWSLLFFRDYDFAQNPLGINSATLDGIEGHASLINGLRFADSISIDFQKWGYVPYTSSLLLVKKRQDMEFLKQDPNYFSYFEPQQQDNTHLQATIECSRSAVGVFSAYSALASMGFEGYQTLVAHGLQNANYMRCLLSQWPNCYVVSGENQGPCVTFRLYNPQVKESAQNQFYRERRLIKRKAYMENIVSSATFHRNHFLSRQTRELKTNWITSMARTDYDEQGHCLFLPGEKAVFLNPNTRRSDIEAFVHGLFS encoded by the coding sequence ATGCATAAAGTCATGTCCCATTCTTGGTTGGACGAAAAACATAATCGTCTGTCTGCCCGTTTTGCAGAACGGCACCAAAGTGTATTAAGGCAGTTTTTTGCCCGCGATCCCAACCTTTGGCCTTTATATAAAATTAAAGAAATCAAAGAGCTGGTTAACAGTAAAAAGAACTTGCTCACGCCTTACAACTTGGCTTTACGCCAACGACTCAGTAGTGAGAGTGTGATCCCTCAGCAGGTGAACCCCTTGGTTCGTTTTGATCCGCTAGCACTTTACGCGGCGGCAACGACCAAAAATTGGGATGATCCTGCTTCAGTGGAAAACGTCATTTCCACTCCTTGTGATCCCGCGATTCACGGAGCGATGTTGGCAACGATTGCTAATCCTAACTTGGTTTACAGTGAGTACGCTGGTAACGCGACCGAACTGGAAAAAGTGGTCGTCCGGCAAATGGCCAATTTGGTCGGTTACGATACGGCAGAAGCTACCGGTTTGTTTACTCAAGGCGGAACGTTTTGCAATCTTTATGGTTATTTACTTGGGCTGCGTAAATGCTTCCCGGACTCAGTCATGCGTGGATTTCGTGACAAGCAATTTGCGTTTATCAACTCCCAAGCGGGACACTACTCAAATATGACCAATCTCTCCTTGCTTGGCGTTAACATTGAAGAGCAATTGATTCGAGTGCGTTTGCGGGAAAATAACCAAATCGATGTCCAGGATTTGGCCAAGCAACTGGACAAATGTTTACAGGAAGGGAAGGCAGTCCCGACGATTTTACTCACCTTTGGTACAACAGATACGTTTGCCATTGATGATGTGGCAGAAGTCTATTTGACTCGTGAGCGGATCTGTCGTCAATATGCGCTGTCTTATCGACCTCACATTCATGTCGACGCGGCAGTGGGTTGGAGCCTGCTTTTTTTCCGTGATTACGATTTCGCACAGAATCCACTCGGCATCAATTCTGCAACCTTGGATGGCATCGAAGGCCATGCGTCATTGATTAACGGATTGCGATTCGCTGATTCGATTAGCATTGATTTTCAAAAATGGGGCTATGTGCCTTACACGTCGAGCTTATTGTTGGTTAAAAAACGCCAAGATATGGAGTTTTTGAAACAAGATCCCAACTACTTCTCTTATTTTGAGCCTCAACAGCAAGATAACACTCATCTACAGGCGACCATCGAGTGCTCGCGCAGTGCGGTGGGCGTATTTTCCGCCTATTCCGCCTTAGCAAGTATGGGGTTTGAAGGTTACCAAACACTGGTGGCACATGGGCTACAAAATGCCAATTATATGCGCTGTTTGTTGTCACAATGGCCGAATTGCTATGTCGTATCGGGGGAGAACCAAGGGCCGTGTGTCACGTTTCGTCTTTACAATCCACAGGTAAAAGAGAGTGCTCAAAACCAGTTTTATCGCGAACGTCGGCTGATCAAGCGAAAGGCGTATATGGAAAACATTGTTTCCAGCGCAACCTTCCATCGCAATCACTTTCTCTCACGCCAAACGCGTGAACTGAAAACCAACTGGATTACATCGATGGCGAGAACCGATTACGACGAGCAGGGGCATTGTCTATTTCTGCCCGGCGAGAAGGCCGTTTTTCTCAATCCCAACACTCGGCGCAGCGATATTGAAGCTTTTGTTCATGGCCTGTTTAGTTAG
- the yqfB gene encoding N(4)-acetylcytidine aminohydrolase, whose amino-acid sequence MNTPNKITFFERFESDILSGKKTITIRDEAESHYVPGSQVGVATFEDDRLFCRIEILSVEPISLSELNEHHASQENMTLPVLKEVIAEIYPGLENFYVIAYKLV is encoded by the coding sequence ATGAACACACCCAATAAAATTACGTTCTTTGAACGCTTTGAAAGCGACATCTTATCAGGGAAGAAGACCATCACGATTAGAGACGAAGCGGAGAGTCATTACGTTCCCGGTAGCCAAGTTGGCGTGGCAACTTTTGAGGATGATAGACTGTTTTGTCGTATTGAGATTCTTTCGGTCGAGCCGATTTCGCTGTCTGAACTGAATGAACACCATGCTAGCCAAGAAAATATGACACTGCCTGTATTAAAAGAGGTGATCGCAGAAATCTATCCTGGGTTGGAAAATTTTTATGTGATTGCATATAAATTGGTCTAA
- a CDS encoding substrate-binding periplasmic protein, with protein MQKRNGQSLWRFAFFLAVLWPFFSSANNETITRSLKICGDGVDWPPYTYLMGGKAAGYDADMVEALFVPLGIKYKIELTSWTRCLKATKEGTVDIALSASYNAIRARYYHYTHAYYAITPMYIFAPQNHAKEPEIIQAKDIDKFQTCGIYGYSYSTFGIDTGLIKQVDVSLYKALQALQQKDCDLVLIWKEVLAGFKTVWGIDYLNDRFQTREVPGVTPTPMHFLVSKKLSDGEMIRDLINRRLHELETHGKLEQLRQKHRF; from the coding sequence ATGCAGAAAAGGAATGGTCAATCGCTTTGGCGCTTTGCGTTTTTTCTCGCCGTTCTATGGCCATTTTTTAGCTCTGCAAATAACGAGACCATAACACGTTCTCTTAAGATATGCGGCGATGGCGTTGACTGGCCACCTTACACTTACCTTATGGGTGGCAAGGCGGCAGGGTATGACGCAGACATGGTTGAAGCACTTTTTGTCCCACTGGGCATCAAATACAAAATTGAACTGACCTCATGGACTCGCTGCCTTAAAGCGACCAAAGAAGGCACCGTTGACATCGCTTTAAGCGCTTCGTACAACGCCATTCGAGCCCGATATTATCACTACACACACGCTTATTATGCTATTACTCCCATGTATATTTTCGCCCCGCAAAACCACGCCAAAGAACCGGAGATTATCCAAGCTAAAGACATCGACAAATTTCAGACCTGTGGCATCTATGGGTACAGCTATTCCACTTTCGGCATTGATACCGGTCTCATTAAGCAGGTCGATGTATCACTGTATAAAGCATTACAAGCGCTACAACAAAAAGATTGTGACTTGGTGCTGATCTGGAAAGAAGTTTTGGCGGGCTTTAAAACTGTCTGGGGTATAGATTATCTCAACGATCGCTTTCAAACGCGCGAAGTACCCGGAGTAACGCCTACCCCTATGCACTTTTTGGTTTCTAAGAAGCTTTCCGATGGAGAGATGATCAGAGACTTAATCAATAGACGACTGCATGAGCTTGAGACGCACGGAAAACTTGAACAACTGCGCCAAAAGCATCGTTTCTAG
- a CDS encoding methyl-accepting chemotaxis protein, whose product MNLGFKSRIYVSVALLVAVSLAVLGTLNIFSLKEKMVSSLVSETQNKLNYHVDELQQAVKTKLRAIEMGAKHFKKSLSDEQNVNQARLLAESVGISNVVIAYDDGRSYMSLPQGNGVTTGQQDFVSRDWYSLAKSGNQVRLTEIYTDKVTGEKVISAVMPLYDKGVFQGVLLGDIPLADIIAMVSNMRFAGGAATLTDQNAVFFASDDPTDIGRTPSQVSPAFAEMERAFYSQSRGHLQFPYLGIEFDGYFQRVNLTTDKYWTLMVFVDQDTALAGVREAQSEALVTGIILLLVSAIVIIFTLEQAYKPLLKLKKAVLDLSKGSGDLTARLAVEGSDDLAQIGEGFNRFVQSLQSMMLQVSAASQTISSSIIQLNQTAKDNEKILLTHSAETDQVVTAITEMSESARSVAENVIQSNRITDGASKEAEQSLVIVNNAVQTVSALVSDVEDMSRHIVSMNKDANKISDVLNVIGEISEQTNLLALNAAIEAARAGEQGRGFAVVADEVRALAARTQNSTTEISDMLAKLLDGTSSVVDSMEKTKEQCQSTADKTSEVSNSLNVMSNSVKEIDDVSTQIASATEEQSTVAAELSRNMLAIRDIVDTLVASGRQTVNATELLADSNHELDKLVSNFKLQ is encoded by the coding sequence ATGAATTTAGGTTTTAAATCTCGAATTTATGTGAGTGTTGCGCTACTGGTTGCGGTCTCTTTGGCTGTGCTCGGTACACTCAATATCTTTTCTCTTAAAGAAAAAATGGTTTCTTCGCTTGTTAGCGAAACACAAAACAAGCTCAATTACCACGTGGACGAACTGCAACAGGCGGTCAAAACTAAACTACGCGCGATAGAAATGGGCGCAAAGCACTTCAAGAAAAGTTTGAGTGATGAGCAAAATGTCAATCAAGCTCGGCTACTTGCAGAGAGTGTTGGCATTTCCAATGTCGTCATCGCTTATGATGATGGCCGCTCATACATGTCATTACCTCAGGGAAATGGTGTAACGACAGGACAGCAAGACTTTGTTAGTCGCGACTGGTACTCACTGGCGAAAAGCGGCAACCAAGTACGATTGACGGAAATCTATACCGATAAAGTCACGGGCGAAAAAGTGATCAGCGCGGTGATGCCTTTGTATGACAAAGGGGTTTTCCAAGGCGTTTTGCTTGGTGATATTCCACTGGCTGACATTATCGCCATGGTAAGCAACATGCGTTTTGCGGGCGGTGCTGCCACGCTGACCGATCAAAATGCCGTCTTCTTTGCCAGTGACGATCCGACTGATATAGGCAGAACACCTTCACAAGTAAGCCCAGCTTTTGCGGAAATGGAGCGCGCATTTTATTCACAAAGTCGTGGGCACCTGCAGTTTCCCTATCTTGGAATCGAGTTTGATGGTTACTTTCAACGAGTCAATTTGACGACGGATAAATACTGGACGCTGATGGTGTTTGTCGATCAAGACACCGCGTTAGCGGGGGTAAGAGAAGCGCAGAGCGAAGCGCTCGTGACTGGAATCATTCTACTGTTAGTTAGCGCAATAGTGATTATCTTTACCTTAGAGCAAGCGTATAAGCCATTGTTGAAACTTAAAAAAGCGGTGCTTGACTTGTCAAAAGGTTCTGGAGATTTAACCGCCCGGCTTGCGGTTGAGGGAAGCGATGATCTCGCCCAGATTGGTGAAGGCTTCAACCGTTTTGTACAAAGTTTGCAGTCAATGATGCTGCAAGTCTCAGCGGCAAGTCAGACGATTTCTTCCAGCATTATTCAGTTGAACCAAACGGCGAAAGATAACGAGAAAATTTTGCTCACCCACTCAGCGGAAACGGACCAAGTGGTAACGGCGATTACCGAGATGAGTGAAAGTGCCCGTTCGGTGGCGGAAAACGTCATTCAGTCTAACCGCATCACCGATGGTGCGAGCAAAGAGGCGGAGCAGTCTCTGGTGATTGTCAACAACGCGGTGCAGACGGTGAGTGCTTTGGTCAGCGATGTGGAAGACATGTCTAGACACATTGTCAGCATGAATAAAGACGCCAACAAGATTAGTGATGTGTTGAACGTGATCGGCGAAATATCCGAGCAAACCAATTTGCTAGCACTGAATGCGGCGATTGAAGCGGCTCGTGCTGGGGAACAAGGTCGTGGGTTTGCGGTGGTGGCGGATGAAGTGCGCGCTCTTGCGGCAAGGACACAAAACAGTACCACGGAAATTTCAGATATGTTGGCGAAACTGCTTGATGGCACAAGTAGTGTTGTGGATTCGATGGAAAAGACCAAAGAACAGTGTCAGTCCACGGCTGATAAAACCTCAGAAGTCTCAAATAGCTTGAATGTGATGAGCAATTCGGTCAAAGAAATCGACGATGTCAGCACGCAAATTGCCTCGGCGACGGAAGAACAGAGCACGGTCGCTGCCGAGTTAAGCCGCAATATGCTGGCGATCCGCGACATCGTCGATACTTTGGTCGCCAGTGGGCGCCAGACGGTCAATGCCACAGAGCTGTTAGCCGACTCCAACCATGAACTCGATAAGCTGGTTTCCAACTTTAAGCTGCAATAA
- a CDS encoding START domain-containing protein has translation MLLSFQPLASPERGWTFDSADNGITIHFREQTDGLVEVKAQMFTPTTYGGFLRLLQNTAKVPEWVDNVSDSVVVKQISPSENIVYTQFSAPWPAKDRDMLTYSKFRIDAEGFRLEISDAPQAILPPQADYIRITSVHAIWQLKKLTDGNTHIEYTVFADPGGALPNWLINKLAKESARTTFENLRDQLAHFQTDEHPEINE, from the coding sequence ATGCTCCTGAGCTTTCAACCACTGGCTTCTCCCGAGCGAGGATGGACATTCGATTCTGCCGACAATGGTATTACCATCCATTTCCGAGAACAAACTGATGGCTTGGTTGAGGTAAAAGCGCAGATGTTCACCCCAACGACATATGGTGGCTTTCTTCGGCTACTGCAAAATACCGCTAAAGTCCCAGAGTGGGTGGATAACGTAAGCGACAGCGTGGTGGTCAAGCAGATAAGCCCAAGCGAGAATATTGTCTATACGCAGTTCTCCGCACCTTGGCCAGCTAAAGATCGGGATATGCTCACTTACTCAAAGTTTCGTATTGATGCCGAAGGGTTTCGATTAGAAATTAGCGATGCGCCGCAAGCCATCTTGCCACCACAAGCTGACTATATTCGTATCACGTCCGTTCACGCAATTTGGCAACTGAAAAAATTAACCGATGGCAATACGCATATTGAATACACGGTTTTTGCTGATCCTGGCGGCGCACTCCCCAATTGGCTGATCAATAAACTCGCCAAAGAGAGCGCACGCACCACTTTCGAGAATCTCAGAGATCAGCTAGCGCACTTTCAAACAGACGAACACCCCGAGATTAATGAGTGA
- a CDS encoding VRR-NUC domain-containing protein, translating to MDSSIELAPDYYLGNFCKLTHHAIHWYSDLLTKEELDWHTRFEQLSKPAQCLLVRLYSRKGCWFRSDKLNYAEIPDIAQALDELNQATLIELNPKVSHQELAAHLLTKPELLTLYPALPRALSKQALVEKLEEGEFHAFNLLSFSVIKLNAAQMIDVLLTLFFANSHQDLTQFVLDDLGLHQFEQYQLSEQRRFFEHREQIDRLIELSQLANLYGQSDRKRKANLDLLLAALPEPVQHHYVERKRQHLLNDIARDYERLGELDLALSLFKQSLLPPSRERQARIYDKQEQNEAFSDIVTKMLEQPIDISELEIAEKLMQRVKRKQGLKIARKVKPTFQEHRLELNLSQQRVELAVKSYFEDQGWTVFYMENALLNGLLGLTLWPAIFAPIEGAFINPYQHRPLDLYHADFVSKRQVLIDKALEQIKNGDFSALFTTYEHKVGIANPLVNWSVFSHELLQQATKSLPAAMLYELFCIQLSDLKLYRNGMPDLVAFKDGRFEWIEVKGPGDKLQDNQWRWINEFQRLNVPFSVCYVNQ from the coding sequence ATGGACAGCAGCATCGAACTTGCCCCAGATTACTATCTGGGAAACTTTTGTAAATTGACTCACCACGCCATTCACTGGTATTCCGATTTACTCACTAAAGAGGAGTTAGATTGGCATACGCGATTTGAGCAACTCAGCAAACCCGCTCAATGTCTACTTGTTCGTCTATACAGTCGCAAAGGCTGTTGGTTTCGTAGCGATAAACTGAACTACGCAGAAATTCCCGATATTGCGCAAGCTTTAGATGAACTAAACCAAGCCACATTGATCGAGTTAAACCCCAAAGTTAGCCATCAAGAACTGGCCGCCCACTTATTGACCAAACCGGAACTGCTCACTCTCTACCCTGCACTTCCACGAGCTTTGAGTAAACAAGCACTCGTGGAAAAGCTGGAAGAAGGTGAGTTTCATGCGTTTAACTTACTGAGTTTTTCAGTCATTAAGCTCAATGCCGCCCAGATGATCGATGTCTTGCTTACGCTTTTCTTCGCCAACTCCCATCAAGATCTGACCCAATTTGTGCTGGATGATTTGGGATTGCATCAATTTGAACAGTATCAGCTCAGTGAGCAGAGACGTTTCTTCGAACATCGAGAGCAAATCGATCGCTTAATCGAGCTCAGCCAACTCGCCAATCTCTACGGGCAGAGCGATCGTAAACGGAAGGCCAATCTGGATTTGTTGCTGGCAGCACTACCAGAACCTGTTCAACATCACTACGTAGAACGAAAACGGCAACACTTACTCAACGACATTGCCCGGGATTATGAGCGCTTGGGTGAACTTGATCTCGCGTTGTCACTGTTTAAGCAATCCTTATTACCACCAAGCAGAGAACGCCAGGCTAGGATTTACGACAAGCAAGAACAGAATGAGGCCTTTAGTGACATTGTCACCAAGATGCTAGAGCAGCCCATTGATATCTCTGAGCTAGAAATTGCTGAAAAGTTAATGCAGCGAGTAAAACGTAAACAAGGTTTAAAAATCGCTAGGAAGGTGAAACCTACGTTTCAAGAACATCGCCTTGAACTGAATCTATCCCAGCAGCGGGTAGAATTGGCGGTCAAAAGTTATTTTGAAGATCAAGGTTGGACGGTGTTTTACATGGAAAATGCTCTGCTTAACGGTCTGCTCGGTTTGACACTGTGGCCTGCGATTTTCGCCCCGATTGAGGGCGCATTTATCAACCCCTATCAACATCGCCCGCTGGATCTCTACCACGCTGATTTTGTCAGCAAGCGCCAAGTTCTGATTGATAAGGCGCTCGAACAGATAAAAAATGGCGATTTTTCGGCTCTTTTTACCACTTATGAGCACAAAGTGGGTATCGCTAATCCACTAGTCAACTGGAGTGTGTTCAGTCACGAGCTTCTACAACAGGCAACAAAGAGCCTTCCAGCAGCGATGCTGTACGAGCTTTTTTGCATTCAACTGAGTGACCTAAAACTGTATCGCAATGGCATGCCCGACTTAGTGGCATTTAAAGATGGGCGGTTCGAGTGGATCGAAGTCAAAGGGCCTGGGGATAAACTGCAAGACAATCAGTGGCGATGGATAAACGAGTTTCAACGTTTAAACGTGCCCTTTTCTGTTTGCTATGTGAATCAATAA
- a CDS encoding sulfite exporter TauE/SafE family protein, with amino-acid sequence MPDQVMLLAVLLIFVGSFVQTAIGFGLAIVSAPLLIIIAPEYVPAPICLVALFISILNALKHKSSVEIGGLKMALIGRVPGSIAGGFLLVLVSTDVLALWIGLLVLFAVAVSLLPYRVEPTPLRMSVAGFFSGLFGTSSGIGGPPMALLLQHQEANQLRGNLSAFFVFSSLISLMIQIPAGFFTLYHLKITLPLIPAAWLGYRLALWSTHSLAKEKIRYVALLLCFVSGLGALWQGIDLS; translated from the coding sequence ATGCCGGATCAAGTGATGTTGTTGGCGGTATTGTTGATCTTCGTCGGATCATTTGTGCAGACCGCAATTGGCTTTGGTCTTGCTATTGTTTCTGCGCCGCTGCTTATCATTATTGCTCCCGAATACGTTCCTGCCCCAATCTGTTTAGTTGCGCTGTTTATTTCCATCCTCAATGCGCTAAAACACAAAAGCAGTGTTGAAATTGGCGGGCTGAAAATGGCGCTAATTGGTCGTGTTCCCGGGTCGATTGCTGGCGGTTTTCTATTGGTTTTGGTTTCCACCGATGTACTTGCTTTGTGGATTGGCTTATTAGTGTTGTTTGCAGTCGCGGTGAGCTTACTGCCCTATCGAGTAGAGCCAACACCGCTGCGAATGAGCGTTGCTGGATTCTTTTCAGGGTTGTTTGGTACCAGTTCTGGCATCGGAGGGCCGCCAATGGCTTTGCTCCTTCAACATCAAGAGGCCAACCAACTACGTGGTAATTTGTCCGCTTTCTTCGTGTTTAGCTCGCTTATCTCGCTCATGATTCAGATCCCTGCGGGATTTTTTACTCTTTATCACTTGAAGATTACCTTACCGCTAATACCCGCAGCATGGCTTGGCTATCGACTTGCTCTATGGAGTACTCACTCATTGGCAAAAGAAAAGATCCGCTATGTCGCACTCTTGCTCTGTTTTGTCAGTGGCTTGGGAGCGCTTTGGCAAGGGATAGACTTGTCTTAG
- the dcuC gene encoding anaerobic C4-dicarboxylate transporter DcuC: MLELLIGTMVTIAVGYFIVKGYRASGVLLTAGILLLILTGILGHKVLPGKIASTGNMLTDALEYVKFMLQNRGGGLGMQIMLLCGFASYMTHIGANNVVVKQFSKPLSVIKSPYVLLVAAYIVACLMSLAVSSATGLGVLLMATLFPMMTAMGISRPAAAAVCASPAAIILSPTSGDVVIAAEKSGLALDVFAVQTVLPVSICAIIVMAIATFFWNKYLDKKDNTPMEKIDVSDIQADAPAFYALLPFLPIIGVFLFNGRTIEGLELDIYTIVVLSIFIGALIHYVVNKFDGKKALEDMDACYDGMADAFKGVVMLLVAAGVFAQGLMSIGAIDNLLHLAETAGAGGIALMFILTALTVAAAVATGSGNAPFYAFVELAPSLAAKMGINPAFLIIPMLQASNLGRTISPVSGVVVATSGMAHLSPFEVVKRTSVPVLAGLITVIIGTMVLVPMSA; this comes from the coding sequence ATGTTGGAACTCTTAATAGGTACTATGGTGACCATCGCCGTCGGTTACTTTATCGTAAAAGGTTACCGAGCATCTGGCGTCCTTTTGACAGCCGGTATTTTGCTACTGATCCTCACTGGCATTTTGGGCCACAAAGTACTCCCCGGCAAAATCGCCTCAACGGGGAACATGCTGACCGACGCTCTGGAATACGTTAAGTTCATGCTGCAAAATCGCGGTGGCGGCTTGGGCATGCAAATCATGCTGCTGTGTGGGTTCGCGTCTTACATGACGCATATTGGCGCAAACAACGTCGTGGTGAAACAGTTTTCCAAACCACTTTCTGTGATCAAATCCCCTTACGTTCTTTTGGTTGCCGCCTATATTGTCGCGTGTTTGATGTCACTCGCGGTAAGTTCCGCAACGGGTCTGGGTGTGTTACTGATGGCGACCCTTTTCCCGATGATGACCGCGATGGGTATTTCTCGCCCTGCCGCGGCCGCCGTTTGTGCCTCGCCTGCCGCTATCATTCTTTCTCCAACCTCAGGCGACGTGGTGATCGCAGCGGAAAAATCGGGATTGGCACTGGACGTCTTTGCCGTCCAAACGGTTCTGCCAGTCTCAATCTGCGCCATCATTGTCATGGCTATCGCCACTTTCTTCTGGAACAAATATCTGGACAAGAAAGACAACACGCCAATGGAAAAAATTGATGTGTCAGATATTCAAGCTGACGCGCCTGCGTTTTATGCACTGCTGCCTTTCTTGCCGATCATTGGTGTATTCCTGTTTAACGGTCGCACCATTGAAGGACTTGAGTTGGACATCTACACCATCGTGGTACTGTCCATTTTCATCGGTGCTTTGATCCATTACGTGGTCAACAAGTTTGATGGCAAGAAAGCGCTAGAAGATATGGACGCGTGTTACGACGGCATGGCTGACGCGTTTAAAGGTGTGGTGATGCTTTTGGTCGCCGCTGGGGTCTTCGCCCAAGGTTTGATGTCCATCGGAGCGATTGACAATCTGCTCCATCTCGCTGAAACCGCAGGTGCAGGTGGCATTGCGCTGATGTTTATCCTCACCGCATTGACCGTCGCCGCCGCCGTTGCTACTGGCTCTGGCAATGCCCCTTTCTATGCATTCGTAGAATTGGCACCATCATTAGCGGCGAAAATGGGCATCAATCCAGCATTCTTGATCATCCCAATGCTTCAAGCCTCTAACTTGGGACGTACCATTTCACCAGTGTCTGGTGTCGTTGTAGCCACTTCTGGCATGGCGCATCTGAGCCCATTTGAAGTAGTAAAACGCACCTCTGTGCCTGTCTTAGCCGGCCTTATCACCGTGATTATCGGAACCATGGTTCTCGTGCCAATGAGTGCTTAG